Proteins encoded in a region of the Gemmatimonadaceae bacterium genome:
- the zwf gene encoding glucose-6-phosphate dehydrogenase, with product MTTTAAQPAIIPGRPASQPHPHEQPRAHADPCTMVILGALGDLSRRKLLPAIYQLLNEHLVDTDFQVLGVGRDKSQTDDTFREQMGKALSESDEVGKFNEAVWQDVCKRLHFVSADLANASDYETIGKRLAELEKGRAPGECNRLFYCAVPPSVFEPIVRNLSTSGLAPRTRTPEDRPWTRIVIEKPFGHDLESALRLNNLVLGLFAEHQTYRIDHYLGKETVQNVLVLRFANSIFEPIWNRQWIDHVQITAAETVGVEDRGAYYEEAGIVRDMFQNHLLQLLALTAMEPPAQMTANSVRDEKVKVLKSMRMFDPETISNNAVRAQYTAGTIGEKSVPGYRQEPNVSRTSLVPTFAAVRFYVDNWRWNGVPFYLRSGKRMARRVSEIAVQFRTPPHLMFGEASQLMRPNTLVLRVQPNEGVSLDFEVKVPGAAVALTSAIEIAPVDMTFNYAEAFGEVTAPAYETLLLDVMIGEATLFTRSDEVEAAWRVVDPLIQYWESHPPKRMPTYAAGSWGPREGDELIEEDGAAWREPTGT from the coding sequence ATGACGACCACCGCCGCGCAGCCAGCGATCATTCCCGGGCGGCCTGCCTCCCAGCCGCATCCGCACGAGCAACCTCGCGCGCACGCCGACCCGTGCACGATGGTCATTCTCGGTGCGCTCGGCGATCTGAGTCGCCGAAAGCTGCTCCCGGCGATTTACCAACTGCTCAACGAGCACCTCGTCGATACCGATTTCCAGGTGCTCGGCGTCGGCCGCGACAAATCCCAAACGGACGACACGTTCCGCGAGCAAATGGGCAAGGCGCTCTCGGAATCGGACGAGGTCGGGAAGTTCAACGAGGCCGTGTGGCAGGACGTGTGCAAACGCCTTCACTTCGTGTCCGCCGACCTTGCTAATGCCTCGGACTACGAGACCATCGGGAAACGTCTCGCCGAGCTGGAGAAAGGGCGCGCGCCGGGCGAATGCAACCGGTTGTTCTACTGCGCCGTTCCGCCGAGCGTCTTCGAGCCCATCGTACGAAATCTTTCAACGAGCGGACTCGCGCCGCGTACTCGCACGCCTGAAGACCGGCCGTGGACGCGCATCGTGATCGAGAAGCCGTTCGGCCACGACCTCGAGAGCGCGCTCCGACTGAACAATCTGGTCCTCGGCCTCTTCGCCGAACACCAGACGTACCGCATCGATCACTACTTGGGAAAGGAGACGGTGCAGAACGTGTTGGTTCTGCGCTTCGCCAACTCGATCTTCGAGCCGATTTGGAATCGGCAGTGGATCGACCACGTGCAGATCACGGCGGCCGAGACGGTCGGCGTCGAAGACCGCGGCGCGTACTACGAGGAAGCCGGTATCGTGCGCGACATGTTCCAGAACCACCTGCTGCAGCTGCTGGCGCTGACCGCCATGGAGCCGCCGGCGCAGATGACGGCCAACTCGGTGCGGGATGAGAAGGTGAAGGTGCTCAAGTCGATGCGCATGTTCGATCCGGAGACGATCTCGAACAACGCCGTGCGCGCCCAGTACACCGCCGGGACGATCGGGGAGAAATCGGTACCCGGCTACCGCCAAGAGCCGAACGTCTCACGGACGTCGCTCGTGCCGACGTTCGCCGCAGTGCGTTTTTACGTCGACAATTGGCGATGGAACGGTGTGCCGTTCTATCTGCGCTCCGGTAAGCGCATGGCGCGCCGAGTGTCGGAGATCGCCGTGCAATTTCGGACGCCGCCGCATCTGATGTTCGGCGAGGCCAGTCAGCTGATGCGGCCGAACACGCTCGTCCTGCGCGTGCAGCCGAATGAAGGCGTTTCGCTCGACTTCGAGGTGAAGGTCCCGGGCGCGGCCGTGGCGCTGACGTCGGCCATCGAGATCGCGCCGGTCGACATGACGTTCAACTACGCCGAGGCATTCGGCGAAGTGACCGCACCCGCCTACGAAACGCTGTTGCTCGACGTGATGATCGGCGAGGCGACGCTCTTCACGCGCAGCGACGAAGTCGAGGCGGCGTGGCGCGTCGTAGATCCGCTCATTCAGTACTGGGAGTCGCACCCGCCGAAGCGAATGCCGACGTACGCCGCGGGAAGTTGGGGGCCGAGAGAGGGGGATGAACTGATCGAAGAAGATGGGGCAGCGTGGAGAGAACCGACGGGCACATA
- a CDS encoding alpha-hydroxy acid oxidase: MSHRSSEDVSRRRFLRFAAGSPLLAVAGVDVAWLSKLFDGSSRDRAKGLALLQQATQEPELIASAADALDVFDFEPVAKKKIPPAHWGYLMTGTDDDATIRANRDGYAHWDLRARRLVDVRKVDPSVEILGVKWPTPIVINPVGSQRAFHAEGELAVARAAKAKNHLQVLSTVATTSIEDCIAARGASVWFQLYHQEDWNQTKQMVKRAEHAGAPVVVFTVDLIGGSNRETMIRARAADTRTCTNCHLGGAPTPGATGRVNELRDNRRKPAIADLKPDTPSPEVGTPTWDWVKRLQDSTSMKVFIKGIVTREDAEIAMNQGINGVFVSNHGGRAENSTRATVLTLPEVVAGVRGRAPVILDGGIRRGTDIFKGLALGATATGIGRPYIWGLGSFGQEGVETVLAILRKETEMTMRQMGTVNVKRITKDYIVAHGT, translated from the coding sequence ATGTCGCACCGATCGAGCGAGGACGTATCGCGACGGCGATTTTTGCGGTTTGCGGCGGGCAGTCCGCTTCTGGCGGTCGCGGGCGTCGATGTCGCGTGGTTGTCGAAGCTGTTCGACGGCTCGTCTCGTGATCGGGCGAAGGGCCTCGCGCTCTTGCAGCAGGCGACGCAGGAGCCCGAGCTGATCGCGTCGGCCGCCGACGCGCTCGACGTGTTCGACTTCGAGCCGGTCGCGAAGAAGAAAATCCCGCCGGCCCATTGGGGTTATCTCATGACCGGCACCGACGACGACGCGACGATCCGTGCCAACCGCGACGGGTACGCTCACTGGGATCTGCGCGCGCGCCGGCTCGTGGACGTGCGCAAAGTCGATCCGTCCGTCGAGATCCTCGGCGTCAAATGGCCGACGCCGATCGTGATCAATCCCGTCGGCAGCCAGCGGGCGTTTCATGCCGAGGGCGAGCTCGCCGTCGCGCGCGCGGCGAAGGCAAAGAATCACCTTCAGGTGTTGTCCACCGTGGCGACGACGAGCATCGAGGACTGCATCGCGGCGCGCGGCGCGTCGGTGTGGTTCCAGCTCTACCATCAAGAAGACTGGAATCAGACGAAGCAAATGGTGAAGCGCGCCGAGCACGCGGGCGCGCCGGTCGTCGTGTTCACGGTGGATCTCATCGGCGGCAGCAACCGCGAGACGATGATTCGAGCCCGCGCGGCCGACACGCGCACGTGCACGAACTGCCACCTCGGTGGCGCGCCGACCCCCGGCGCGACCGGTCGAGTGAACGAGCTACGCGACAATCGGCGCAAGCCGGCGATCGCCGATCTCAAGCCGGACACGCCGAGCCCCGAGGTGGGGACGCCGACGTGGGACTGGGTGAAGCGGCTTCAGGACTCGACGTCGATGAAGGTGTTCATCAAGGGCATCGTCACGCGCGAGGACGCCGAGATCGCGATGAACCAGGGCATCAACGGCGTCTTCGTCTCGAATCACGGCGGACGCGCCGAGAACAGCACACGCGCGACGGTGCTGACGCTCCCGGAAGTCGTTGCCGGTGTGCGGGGACGCGCGCCCGTGATTCTCGACGGCGGGATCCGCCGCGGCACCGACATCTTCAAGGGCCTCGCACTCGGCGCGACGGCGACCGGCATCGGGCGGCCGTACATCTGGGGCTTGGGGTCGTTCGGGCAAGAAGGCGTGGAGACGGTGCTCGCCATTCTGCGCAAAGAGACCGAGATGACGATGCGGCAGATGGGGACGGTGAACGTGAAGCGGATCACGAAGGACTACATCGTGGCGCACGGGACGTAG
- the gnd gene encoding decarboxylating 6-phosphogluconate dehydrogenase, with product MQLAMVGLGRMGGNMVERLMRHGHKLVVFDRSAETVAKYKGLGATPAADLTAVVAALPKPRVIWIMVPAGDPVDQTIATLKPLLSAGDIIIDGGNSNFHDSIRRGAELAKSKVEFIDAGTSGGIWGLENGYCLMVGGSDDAVKTCEPIFTALAPTDGFAHVGPTGAGHYVKMVHNGVEYGMLQAYAEGYEILHASKTFPKLDLEQIANVWQHGSVVRSWLNELAATAFSRDASLSKLKGWVADSGEGRWTVQEAIDVDVPAPVITLSLLMRLRSRQEDSFSAKVIAALRNEFGGHAVERA from the coding sequence ATGCAACTCGCAATGGTCGGGCTGGGCCGCATGGGCGGCAACATGGTCGAGCGCCTCATGCGACACGGCCACAAGCTGGTCGTCTTCGATCGCAGCGCGGAGACGGTCGCCAAATACAAGGGACTGGGCGCGACGCCGGCCGCCGATCTCACGGCCGTCGTCGCCGCGCTCCCAAAGCCACGCGTCATCTGGATCATGGTTCCGGCGGGCGACCCGGTGGACCAGACGATCGCCACGCTCAAACCGCTGCTCTCAGCCGGCGACATCATCATCGACGGCGGCAACTCGAACTTCCACGACTCGATTCGCCGCGGCGCCGAGTTGGCGAAATCGAAGGTCGAATTCATCGATGCGGGAACGAGCGGCGGAATCTGGGGGCTCGAGAACGGCTACTGCCTGATGGTGGGCGGAAGCGACGACGCCGTGAAGACCTGCGAGCCGATTTTCACCGCGCTCGCCCCGACGGACGGCTTCGCGCACGTCGGCCCCACGGGCGCCGGCCACTATGTGAAGATGGTGCACAACGGCGTCGAGTATGGGATGCTCCAGGCGTACGCCGAAGGCTACGAGATTCTGCACGCGTCCAAGACGTTTCCGAAGCTCGATCTCGAGCAGATCGCAAACGTCTGGCAGCACGGAAGCGTGGTGCGTTCGTGGCTCAACGAGCTCGCCGCCACCGCGTTCTCGCGCGACGCGTCGCTCTCGAAGCTCAAGGGGTGGGTCGCCGACTCCGGCGAAGGCCGGTGGACGGTGCAGGAAGCGATCGACGTCGACGTTCCGGCGCCGGTGATCACGCTGTCGCTGCTCATGCGCCTGCGCTCGCGACAAGAAGACTCGTTCAGCGCCAAGGTCATCGCGGCGCTGCGCAACGAGTTCGGCGGCCACGCCGTGGAGCGCGCATGA